The Chloroflexota bacterium genome contains a region encoding:
- a CDS encoding MBL fold metallo-hydrolase, with translation MVKVTCIVDNTARRGSAFWGEHGLSFHIETDEGSALLDTGRSEAVFLHNLGLLGKHPRDVDALILSHAHYDHTGAVDTVLTLHPGMSLFASPEIFRPRFSHRGGVHKSIGLSLPQDELARRSDLRLSAQPTEVLPGVWTTGEIHQRPEPQGRSSHHWVLQDGKWEPDPYRDDMSVVVETREGLIVICGCCHAGLLNTLAHVAQTFQRPIIAVLGGTHLQDAGEAHLHHVADVLHDTYGHPALYLNHCTGERALALLANALGDRVHPCPAGTTIDF, from the coding sequence ATGGTGAAGGTCACCTGCATAGTCGACAACACCGCCCGGCGAGGGTCCGCCTTTTGGGGCGAGCACGGCCTGTCCTTTCACATCGAGACGGACGAGGGCAGCGCGCTCCTGGACACGGGCCGCAGCGAGGCGGTGTTCCTGCATAACCTCGGCCTGCTGGGCAAGCACCCGCGTGACGTGGACGCTTTGATCCTCAGCCACGCTCACTACGATCACACCGGGGCGGTGGATACGGTCCTGACGCTGCACCCCGGCATGTCCCTCTTCGCCAGCCCCGAGATCTTTCGGCCGCGCTTCTCTCACCGAGGCGGCGTACACAAGTCCATTGGGCTCTCCCTCCCGCAGGATGAGCTCGCCCGGCGATCCGATCTTCGCCTGAGCGCCCAGCCAACGGAGGTGCTACCAGGCGTATGGACCACCGGCGAGATCCACCAGCGGCCGGAGCCACAAGGGCGCAGTTCACACCATTGGGTGCTCCAGGACGGCAAATGGGAGCCTGATCCCTACCGGGATGACATGTCGGTAGTGGTGGAAACAAGGGAGGGGCTCATCGTCATCTGCGGCTGTTGCCACGCGGGGTTGCTGAACACGCTGGCCCACGTGGCCCAAACCTTCCAGCGTCCCATCATCGCCGTCCTGGGGGGCACCCATCTCCAGGACGCCGGAGAGGCGCACCTGCACCATGTGGCGGACGTGCTGCACGACACCTACGGTCACCCCGCCCTCTATCTGAACCATTGCACCGGAGAGCGGGCCCTTGCGCTCCTGGCTAACGCCTTGGGCGATCGGGTCCACCCCTGTCCGGCGGGGACAACAATCGATTTCTAA
- a CDS encoding ATP-binding cassette domain-containing protein, which translates to MPETAADAIEVDNLTKYYGRPGKGVLAVDHISFTVRRGEIFGFLGPNGAGKTTTQRMLTTLLEPTEGRMIINGHDMTHDSYPVKRQMGLVPEESNVYTELTAWENLMFTARLYRVPRHERASRGRELLEMFGLWEKRDVKVENFSKGMRRRLSIAMAIIHQPSLLFLDEPTPGLDAQSARTIKDLIRRLNAEGTTIFLTTHQIEEANQLCDRVAIINHGRIAAIDTPERLKQTFQQVQSVEVALEPDGQSHGEALASLPGVSTSVKAGDKWRLYTQDPSALLPHIVDYARSHGLRVVSLNTLGPSLEDVFLQITGQSIGTVRHEGQDDNRRRGGQGGRRRGR; encoded by the coding sequence ATGCCCGAAACCGCAGCAGACGCTATCGAAGTTGATAACCTGACCAAGTACTATGGCCGTCCCGGCAAGGGTGTCCTCGCCGTCGATCACATCAGCTTCACCGTACGCCGGGGTGAGATCTTCGGCTTCCTGGGGCCCAATGGGGCGGGCAAGACGACCACTCAACGCATGTTGACCACGCTGCTGGAACCGACTGAGGGCCGCATGATCATCAATGGGCATGATATGACCCACGACTCCTACCCGGTGAAGCGACAGATGGGCCTGGTGCCGGAGGAGTCGAATGTCTACACAGAGCTGACCGCCTGGGAGAACCTGATGTTCACGGCCAGACTCTATCGGGTTCCCCGGCATGAGCGGGCGTCGCGGGGGCGGGAGCTCCTGGAGATGTTCGGGCTGTGGGAGAAAAGGGACGTCAAGGTGGAGAACTTCTCCAAAGGCATGCGCCGGCGGTTGAGCATCGCCATGGCCATCATTCACCAACCTTCGCTCCTCTTCCTGGACGAGCCGACGCCCGGGTTGGATGCCCAGAGCGCTCGCACCATCAAGGACCTGATCCGCCGGCTGAACGCGGAGGGGACCACGATCTTTCTGACCACCCATCAGATAGAGGAGGCCAATCAACTGTGTGATCGAGTAGCCATCATCAACCATGGCCGGATCGCAGCCATCGACACTCCAGAACGGCTAAAGCAGACCTTCCAGCAGGTGCAATCTGTGGAGGTAGCCCTGGAGCCGGATGGGCAATCCCACGGCGAGGCGCTGGCTTCACTCCCCGGGGTGTCCACCTCGGTCAAGGCAGGGGATAAGTGGCGATTGTACACGCAAGATCCATCGGCGCTACTTCCCCACATCGTTGACTACGCCAGATCGCACGGACTACGGGTGGTCAGTCTAAACACGTTGGGCCCCAGCCTGGAGGACGTATTCCTGCAGATCACGGGACAGTCCATCGGAACGGTACGACACGAGGGCCAAGACGATAATCGCCGCCGAGGAGGGCAAGGCGGCCGAAGGAGAGGTCGATAA